GAACTTCCACATGAAGAACATCAGGACGAAATTCGGGGTGAATTCGCGGCGCGCGGCGGCCGTGATTGCAGCACAGCTCGGGCTTATTGACCCGGGTTGAGGAACGCGGCGGCGTCGCGGCTGAACAGCACCCGTTCGGCACGGCCCAAGTCCGCGTCGGAAACGGTCTTGGTGAAATACAGACCCAGCAGAATCGACACCGGCGCCGGGATTTCCGCGCCCGATTCAAACCGGCTGCCACGCGACTGCGTCACGCCGAAACGAGCCCAGAAACGGCGCTGGCTCTCTTTCTTCTTCTTGCGATAAGCGATGATCAGCACGCGATCAACCGCCGAGGAAGGTTCGGCTGCACGGGTTTGCAGGCCAGTTTGCGGTTGCCAATGATTTTCGAGAAGTTCCATTTTCTTGTCCTGTCGGTTAAGTACGGATGCCTGTCTCGAATTCTGCGTTACCCGATAAGCATGCACACCTACCTAGGTAGGTAGGTGGCAGCGCAATTCATAATGCATAAGTTTTCCTGCGTATTGGCTACCCCAACACGTTCAGGAGAACGTCATGCAACCAGTAATCCGGATTGGAATGCGTCAGGAATTCGACAACGAGGACATCAACGAGATGTACCGCCTGCGGGCCCGGGTATTTCAGGGGCGGCTAGGGTGGGAAACACCGACCATCGCGGGCATGGAGGTCGACGGCTACGACGCCCTGGGGCCGCTCTACATGCTGATTCAGGACGAAAACGGCCGTGTGCGCGGCTGCTGGCGCCTGATGCCGACCGACGGTCCGAATATGCTGAGGGACACGTTCCCGCAATTACTTCACGGCGAAGCGGCGCCCGCCGGGCGGACCATCTGGGAATTAAGTCGATTCGCGATCGAAACCAGCGGCGAGGACCAGTCGTTCGGTTTCGCCGACCTGACCATGCACGCTATCCGGGAAGTCATCCGGTACGCGATCCAGATGGGTTTCACGAGCTATGTCACGGTGACCACCACGGCGATCGAACGGATGCTGCGCAAGACCGGCATGGAGATCAGCCGGATCGGACCGCCCGTGCAGATCGGCGTGGAACGGGCCGTGGCGCTGGACGTGGCCATTAGTGAGAAGACCCGCTTCGCGCTGTTTGGGCCGATGGCGGCGGC
This genomic stretch from Paraburkholderia bryophila harbors:
- a CDS encoding acyl-homoserine-lactone synthase codes for the protein MQPVIRIGMRQEFDNEDINEMYRLRARVFQGRLGWETPTIAGMEVDGYDALGPLYMLIQDENGRVRGCWRLMPTDGPNMLRDTFPQLLHGEAAPAGRTIWELSRFAIETSGEDQSFGFADLTMHAIREVIRYAIQMGFTSYVTVTTTAIERMLRKTGMEISRIGPPVQIGVERAVALDVAISEKTRFALFGPMAAAA
- a CDS encoding XRE family transcriptional regulator, with translation MELLENHWQPQTGLQTRAAEPSSAVDRVLIIAYRKKKKESQRRFWARFGVTQSRGSRFESGAEIPAPVSILLGLYFTKTVSDADLGRAERVLFSRDAAAFLNPGQ